From Demequina capsici, one genomic window encodes:
- a CDS encoding LysM peptidoglycan-binding domain-containing protein has product MPSVRITSRGLPRGSRRTAIGALAALAISTFAALPANADERHRVSSGETVSGLAAAYGTTVSAIVDANRLDARATIYVGQTLAIPTGTSPATSVAIGATHVVVPGDTVWDLARTYGTTVAAVVSANSLGASATIRIGQKLTIPGLASASTATTSTPAATTATHTVVAGDTVWNLARTYGTSVSAITTANSLGASATIRIGQTLTIPGATAVGNATAAGSTATLATASNIASFGATTQSHTVASGETLSSIASKYGVAVSTIVTANGIKNPSLIRIGQVLTIPGAVPTGLVGDTFAGRTYASDVVASANQNKATLLSMQVPSRNEMQAMVVSTARAMGVDTALAQAVAYQESGFNMRAVSPANAVGVMQVIPTSGAWASDLVGTDLNLLIAQDNVTAGVAILRQLTRTSSSLETAIAGYYQGAASVRKYGMASDTQRYVASVLALMEQFG; this is encoded by the coding sequence TTGCCCAGCGTTCGAATCACCAGCCGCGGCCTGCCGCGCGGCAGCCGCCGTACCGCGATCGGAGCGCTCGCCGCCCTTGCGATCTCGACGTTCGCCGCGCTTCCGGCGAACGCGGACGAACGCCATCGCGTCTCGTCGGGCGAGACGGTCAGCGGCCTCGCTGCCGCGTACGGCACGACCGTGTCCGCCATCGTCGACGCCAACCGGCTCGATGCGAGGGCCACCATCTACGTGGGCCAGACCCTTGCGATCCCGACCGGCACCTCCCCCGCGACGTCGGTCGCGATCGGCGCCACACACGTCGTCGTCCCGGGCGACACGGTCTGGGACCTCGCCAGAACGTACGGAACCACGGTCGCCGCCGTCGTCTCAGCCAACTCGCTCGGCGCGTCCGCCACGATCCGCATCGGTCAGAAGCTCACCATCCCGGGCCTCGCCAGCGCGAGCACCGCCACGACCAGCACCCCGGCCGCAACCACCGCTACCCACACAGTCGTCGCCGGGGACACCGTCTGGAACCTCGCTCGCACCTACGGCACCTCGGTGTCCGCGATCACGACGGCGAACTCGCTCGGCGCGTCCGCCACGATCCGGATCGGCCAGACGCTCACCATCCCCGGTGCCACCGCCGTGGGCAACGCCACCGCAGCGGGCAGCACCGCCACGCTCGCCACGGCCAGCAACATCGCCTCCTTCGGCGCGACCACCCAGTCGCACACCGTCGCGAGCGGCGAGACCCTGTCCAGCATCGCATCCAAGTACGGCGTGGCCGTGTCGACCATCGTCACCGCGAACGGCATCAAGAATCCGTCGTTGATCCGCATCGGGCAGGTCCTCACCATCCCCGGAGCGGTGCCGACCGGGCTCGTCGGCGACACCTTCGCAGGCAGGACCTACGCCTCCGACGTCGTCGCATCGGCGAACCAGAACAAGGCCACGCTGCTGTCGATGCAGGTGCCGTCCAGGAACGAGATGCAGGCCATGGTCGTGAGCACGGCACGCGCCATGGGCGTCGACACCGCCCTCGCCCAGGCCGTCGCCTACCAGGAGTCCGGCTTCAACATGCGCGCCGTCTCCCCTGCCAACGCCGTGGGCGTCATGCAGGTGATCCCCACGTCCGGCGCCTGGGCCTCAGACCTGGTGGGGACCGACCTCAACCTGCTGATCGCCCAGGACAACGTCACCGCCGGGGTGGCGATCCTGCGCCAGCTCACCCGCACCAGCAGCTCGCTCGAGACCGCGATCGCCGGCTACTACCAGGGAGCGGCCTCCGTGAGGAAGTACGGCATGGCGTCCGATACCCAGAGGTACGTCGCCAGCGTCCTGGCGCTCATGGAGCAATTCGGCTGA
- a CDS encoding Rv2175c family DNA-binding protein, protein MSTDVEWLSIPEFASRISVRDARVRDLLRDRALIAVRRGENSALMLPADFIVPGDHAPHVLATLKGTLTVLFDAGFDDDAAMEWLFTFAEELGATPMAALREGQRAPVRRLAQALL, encoded by the coding sequence GTGAGCACCGACGTCGAATGGCTGTCCATCCCTGAGTTCGCGTCGCGCATCTCCGTGCGCGACGCACGAGTGCGCGACCTGCTGCGCGACCGTGCGCTGATCGCCGTGCGGCGGGGTGAGAACAGCGCGCTCATGCTGCCCGCGGACTTCATCGTGCCCGGCGATCACGCGCCGCACGTGCTCGCGACCCTCAAGGGCACCCTGACCGTGCTCTTCGACGCCGGGTTCGACGACGATGCCGCGATGGAGTGGCTCTTCACCTTCGCAGAGGAGCTGGGTGCGACCCCCATGGCGGCGCTGCGTGAGGGCCAGCGCGCTCCCGTGCGACGGCTGGCTCAGGCGCTCCTCTAG
- a CDS encoding polyprenyl synthetase family protein gives MPANPSLPPFDALRARVEMRMSEVLADTADAVAPAGVAGTEVIEVLEASSKGGKRLRALLTMASFGANGGADDDRAAVSVAAALEWFQTAALIHDDVLDGSDTRRGEPAAHRRFATLHAHLGEDAAGELGRAAGVLAGDIALMTAHRALDSALVVLPDPGRTASLFASMEELVTAGQYLDMRIAAAPLESVGEQRADILATMRCKTASYSAEHPLALGAALAGAEASRIDAMRSIGVPLGIAFQLRDDVLGLVGSPAVTGKPAGDDVREGKRTLLVWHAWTHGTQSHRTAIAGALGRRDATPGEIGRAVDAIVDAGGLDAAEWEIAALTGPALAALEGLGLQDPGVTALRDLCTRLVTRSS, from the coding sequence GTGCCAGCGAACCCGAGCCTTCCGCCCTTCGACGCTCTGCGTGCACGCGTCGAGATGCGCATGAGCGAGGTGCTCGCGGACACCGCCGACGCCGTCGCACCGGCAGGAGTCGCGGGCACCGAGGTCATCGAGGTTCTTGAGGCATCCTCGAAAGGTGGGAAGCGGCTGCGCGCGCTGCTCACGATGGCGTCCTTCGGAGCGAACGGTGGCGCGGACGACGATCGGGCGGCCGTCTCCGTCGCAGCCGCGCTCGAGTGGTTCCAGACGGCGGCGCTGATCCACGACGACGTGCTCGACGGCTCCGACACGAGACGCGGAGAGCCCGCCGCGCATCGTCGATTCGCCACCCTGCATGCGCACCTCGGTGAGGACGCCGCAGGCGAGCTCGGCCGTGCCGCGGGCGTCCTTGCCGGCGACATCGCGCTCATGACCGCGCATCGGGCCCTCGACTCGGCGCTCGTCGTCCTGCCTGACCCGGGACGCACCGCGTCGCTCTTCGCGTCGATGGAGGAGCTGGTGACGGCGGGCCAGTATCTGGACATGCGCATCGCCGCGGCGCCGCTGGAGTCGGTCGGTGAGCAGAGGGCCGACATCCTCGCCACGATGCGGTGCAAGACCGCCTCGTACTCGGCGGAGCACCCGCTCGCGCTCGGCGCCGCCCTTGCCGGTGCGGAAGCGTCACGGATCGACGCGATGCGCAGCATCGGCGTCCCGCTCGGGATCGCCTTCCAGCTCCGCGACGACGTGCTCGGGCTGGTCGGCAGCCCTGCGGTGACGGGCAAGCCGGCCGGGGACGACGTCCGTGAGGGCAAGCGCACGCTGCTGGTCTGGCACGCATGGACGCATGGCACCCAGAGCCACCGCACGGCGATCGCGGGCGCGCTGGGCAGGCGTGATGCGACGCCCGGAGAGATCGGCCGTGCCGTGGACGCGATCGTGGACGCAGGCGGCCTCGACGCCGCGGAGTGGGAGATCGCTGCGCTCACCGGGCCTGCCCTGGCCGCGCTCGAGGGTCTTGGGCTCCAGGATCCCGGCGTGACCGCCTTGAGGGACCTGTGCACGCGCCTCGTGACCCGCAGCTCGTGA